A single window of Nicotiana sylvestris chromosome 5, ASM39365v2, whole genome shotgun sequence DNA harbors:
- the LOC138868254 gene encoding uncharacterized protein: MLAYGTEVVIPAKVEIPSLRIIQEAELDDTEWVKSSYAQLALIDGKRMNVVCYGQLYQIRMSRDFNKRVMPRQFTLGQLVLKKNFPHQDEAKGKFSPNWKSPYMVHLVLKRGALILAEMDEEVWPKSINSDAVKCYYVKFSCFPYLM; this comes from the coding sequence ATGCTGGCTTATGGTACAGAAGTAGTCATTCCCGccaaggtagaaattccttccctaaggatcatacaagaagctgagctcgacgacacaGAATGGGTAAAAAGTAGTTATgcgcaactagcccttatagacggaaagagaatgaatgtagtctgctatggtcaactctatcagatcaGAATGTCCAGAgacttcaacaaaagagtcatgccgagacagttcacattggggcagctggtgttaaagaaaaattttccgcatcaagatgaagccaaggggaaattctctcccaactggaagagTCCATACATGGTCCACCTAGTTCTGAaaagaggagccctcatacttgcagaaatggacgaagaagtttggccaaaatcgatcaattcagatgcagtcaagtgtTACTATGTGAAATTTTCATGCTTCCCTtatttgatgtaa
- the LOC138868255 gene encoding uncharacterized protein: MFLRDYVPQSLKDAWRAEFEHLRQGTMTVSEYDIRFSDLATHAPALVSTGRERVYRFTEGLIPSIRSSMALELEMSIPYQQVGSISRRVEGMLARDREEREAKRSRESGHYSGTRASTAICHASGIQAPPRPQEPYYAPPVSSVPPTYGAFNGQSSKPGPSQSQPPRPLELILSVETLAIWRFSCCGPRLSSCLISLSDFETRADLLLLSLVDFDVILGMDWLSPYYAIVYYHAKTLTLVMPGVPRVGWRGTLDHTPNRVISFLKVEKGCDSYLAYVRDVTIDTPTVDSVPVVMDFPDVFPADLSGMPPDRDIDFGIDLLSGTQPISIPLYHMTLPKLKELKERLQELFYKGFIQPSV, encoded by the exons ATGTTTTTGAGAGATtatgtccctcagagcctcaaggacgcttggcgtgcagagtttgagcatttgcgccagggtactatgactgtttcagagtatgatATCCGTTTCAGTGACTTGGCTACACATGCACCAGCCTTAGTTTCTACAGGTCGTGAGAGAGTTTACCGGTTTactgaggggctcattcccagcatcaggtctagcatggccctAGAATTAGAGATGAGTATTCCTTATCAGCAGGTAGGGAGCATTtctaggagagtagagggcatgcttgctcgagatagggaggagagagaggcaaagaggtctcgagagtcgggccattattctggtaccCGTGCCTCAACTGCAATTTGCCATG CCAGTGGTATTCAAGCTCcacctagacctcaggagccttattatgcacctccagtatctagtgtgcctcctacaTATGGTGCTTTCAATGGCCAGTCTAGcaaacctggcccgagccagtcacagccaccacgtcctctagagcttattttgagtgtggagacactcgccatatg gagattctcttgttgtggaccgcgtttatcgtcGTGTTTAATTTCTCTTAGTGATTTTGAGACCAgggccgatttattattgcttagcctggtagatttcgatgttatcttgggcatggactggttgtcgccctattatgctattgttTATTATCACGCCAAAACCTTGACGCtggttatgccaggtgtaccgcgagtagggtggaggggtactttagatcacactcccaatagagttatttcatttcttaaggttgagaaggggtgtgactcGTATCTAGCCTATGTGCGAGATGTCactattgatacccctacagttgattcagtcccagtagtgatggattttcctgatgtgtttccagctgatctttcagGTATGCctcccgacagagatattgattttggcattgatttgttgtcagGCAcccagcccatctctattcctcttTATCATATGACTcttcctaagttgaaggagttaaaggagcggTTACAGGAATTGTTTTATAAGGGctttattcagcctagtgtgtaa